One genomic window of Planctomycetota bacterium includes the following:
- a CDS encoding diacylglycerol kinase family protein translates to MPHPQPEAKPRFRTFWGRAQSFQYAGQGVAYMLRTQHNAWIHAAITLAVIASGFAFGVSAPEWCWLILAMASVWTAESFNTAIEIIVDMASPEWRPAAGRAKDVAAGAVLLCAAGASVVGLLIFLPRAAALVRGLL, encoded by the coding sequence ATGCCGCACCCCCAGCCTGAGGCCAAGCCGCGCTTTCGCACCTTCTGGGGCCGCGCGCAGAGCTTCCAGTACGCGGGCCAGGGCGTCGCCTACATGCTCCGCACCCAGCACAACGCCTGGATCCACGCCGCCATCACCCTCGCCGTGATCGCCTCGGGGTTTGCCTTCGGCGTCTCCGCACCCGAATGGTGCTGGCTGATCCTCGCCATGGCCAGCGTGTGGACCGCCGAGTCGTTCAACACGGCGATCGAGATCATCGTGGACATGGCCTCGCCCGAGTGGCGTCCCGCCGCGGGACGGGCCAAGGACGTTGCGGCCGGCGCCGTGCTGCTGTGCGCCGCAGGGGCGTCGGTGGTGGGCCTGCTCATCTTCCTCCCGCGCGCGGCGGCCCTGGTCAGAGGTCTCCTCTAG
- a CDS encoding M55 family metallopeptidase, with translation MKVYLMTDLEGVAGVYTWEDRQDTSLENQERRARQRRWLAREVNAAADGFFAAGATEVLVNDGHGAGYTIDLDEIDPRVEILHGHERPFWLPHIETCDVTGLVGAHAKAGTRWACLRHSMSDRVRGYWLNGISMGEMGMQAAIAGHYGVPFVFVAGDYWACREMQRLCKGCVGVAVKRGLSTFSARTHPPAKAQELIRAGAAKALAAAPRVKPLRLASPLHFRCEMKDPVYDPEKPPDGFRVVDAHAIETTARDIIELFVKLYKYPPDFQPRRRPRHAAPPA, from the coding sequence ATGAAGGTCTACCTCATGACCGACCTGGAGGGCGTGGCCGGCGTCTACACGTGGGAGGACCGCCAGGACACCTCCCTGGAGAACCAGGAGCGGCGGGCCCGTCAGCGACGCTGGCTGGCCCGCGAGGTGAACGCGGCGGCCGACGGCTTCTTCGCCGCAGGGGCCACCGAGGTGCTCGTGAACGACGGCCACGGCGCGGGCTACACGATTGACCTCGACGAGATTGACCCCCGCGTCGAGATCCTCCACGGCCACGAGCGCCCCTTCTGGCTGCCCCACATCGAGACGTGCGACGTGACCGGCCTCGTGGGCGCGCACGCCAAGGCGGGCACCCGCTGGGCCTGCCTGCGCCACTCGATGAGCGACCGCGTCCGCGGCTACTGGCTCAACGGCATCTCGATGGGCGAGATGGGCATGCAGGCCGCCATCGCCGGGCACTACGGGGTCCCCTTCGTCTTCGTCGCCGGCGACTACTGGGCGTGCCGCGAGATGCAGCGCCTGTGCAAGGGCTGCGTCGGCGTGGCCGTCAAGCGCGGCCTGAGCACCTTCTCCGCCAGGACTCATCCGCCCGCGAAGGCCCAGGAGCTGATCCGGGCCGGAGCCGCCAAGGCGCTGGCCGCCGCCCCCAGGGTGAAGCCCCTGCGGCTCGCCTCCCCGCTCCACTTCCGCTGCGAGATGAAGGACCCCGTCTACGACCCCGAGAAGCCGCCCGACGGCTTCCGCGTGGTGGATGCCCACGCCATCGAAACCACGGCCAGGGACATCATCGAGCTGTTCGTCAAGCTCTACAAGTACCCTCCTGACTTCCAACCGCGCAGGAGACCCCGCCATGCCGCACCCCCAGCCTGA
- a CDS encoding Cof-type HAD-IIB family hydrolase: protein MPRYRLLAVDIDGTLLDSASHLRPAVRDALRRAVASGLRVVLCTGRRYRTAIPIAQELGLALPLICHSGALVKDTATHGTLLARHIERDVLGLLLDSLDEFGLAPMVYTDTFEVRTDFYLSRGARLTHYHTDYLLKNDGWYRFVGSLRDGLPAPAIQVCTFGELSELQRIRPLLRERLAGRTTCHLLSSAKYLGNFLEFQTGTASKWAALSELLHAFRVAPEEVVAIGDDENDISMLQAAGLGVAMGNAAYPVKSAAHVVAPSNDEDGVACVVGELLAEA, encoded by the coding sequence ATGCCTCGATACCGCCTCCTCGCCGTTGATATAGACGGCACCCTTCTCGACAGCGCCTCCCATCTGCGTCCCGCCGTGCGCGACGCCTTGCGCCGCGCGGTGGCCAGCGGCCTGCGCGTGGTGCTGTGCACGGGGCGCCGCTATCGCACCGCCATCCCCATTGCCCAGGAGCTGGGCCTCGCCCTCCCCCTCATCTGCCACAGCGGGGCCCTGGTCAAGGACACCGCCACCCACGGCACCCTCCTCGCCCGCCACATCGAGCGCGACGTGCTGGGCCTGCTCCTCGACTCCCTCGACGAGTTCGGCCTCGCGCCCATGGTCTACACCGACACGTTCGAGGTGCGCACCGACTTCTACCTGAGCCGCGGCGCCAGGCTCACGCACTACCACACCGACTACCTTCTCAAGAACGACGGCTGGTACCGCTTCGTCGGGTCGCTGCGCGACGGGCTCCCGGCCCCCGCCATCCAGGTCTGCACGTTCGGCGAACTCAGCGAGCTCCAGCGCATCCGCCCACTGCTGCGCGAGCGGCTGGCCGGACGCACCACCTGCCACCTGCTCAGTTCCGCGAAGTACCTGGGCAACTTCCTCGAGTTCCAGACCGGCACCGCCTCGAAGTGGGCGGCCCTGAGCGAACTCCTGCACGCCTTCCGCGTCGCGCCCGAGGAGGTGGTCGCCATCGGCGACGACGAGAACGACATCTCCATGCTCCAGGCCGCGGGCCTCGGCGTCGCCATGGGCAACGCCGCCTACCCCGTCAAGAGCGCCGCACACGTCGTCGCCCCGTCGAACGACGAGGATGGCGTGGCCTGCGTCGTGGGCGAACTGCTGGCCGAGGCATGA
- a CDS encoding competence/damage-inducible protein A, whose translation MKAVIVSIGDEVLHGEVADTNAAWIAERLLELGVELAYHTCVGDVEEHIEQSLRYAAKRVNLIVATGGLGPTHDDLTRHAVAKVASAPLEPHEESLAAIEDRFRRFGRPMPAQNRIQAMIPHGATVLPNSEGTAPGFILRIGEAHAAFLPGVPREMKAMFDKSLVPFITALPLERRAVRVERLHTFGVPESTVNERLGALALRGANPLIGLRVGGGVVSIKLLATGPDAPSAERVLGPTLETVKQRFGDAIFGTGNETLELATAQLLESHAATLAIAESCTGGLIGHLLTNVPGISRFLLEDLVTYSNAAKIELLGVPAEMIVAVGAVSEPVAGAMAEGARRRAKAALGLSTTGIAGPDGGTAEKPVGLVYIGLATEAGTKVERLTLVGGRELIKDRAAKHALNLLRLHLMGMGDWSKRVT comes from the coding sequence ATGAAAGCAGTGATCGTGTCAATCGGCGATGAGGTGCTGCACGGCGAAGTGGCCGACACCAACGCGGCCTGGATCGCCGAGCGCCTGCTCGAGCTGGGCGTCGAGCTCGCCTACCACACGTGCGTGGGGGACGTGGAGGAACACATCGAGCAGTCGCTCCGCTACGCGGCGAAGCGGGTGAACCTGATCGTGGCGACGGGCGGCCTGGGGCCGACTCACGACGACCTGACCCGCCACGCCGTGGCCAAGGTGGCCAGCGCGCCGCTCGAGCCCCACGAGGAGTCGCTGGCCGCCATCGAAGACCGGTTCCGCCGGTTCGGGCGGCCGATGCCCGCGCAGAACCGCATCCAGGCCATGATCCCCCACGGGGCGACGGTGCTGCCGAACTCGGAGGGCACGGCGCCGGGCTTCATCCTGCGGATCGGCGAGGCCCATGCGGCCTTTCTGCCGGGCGTTCCGCGCGAGATGAAGGCCATGTTCGACAAGAGCCTCGTCCCCTTCATCACCGCCCTGCCCCTCGAGCGAAGGGCGGTGCGCGTCGAGCGCCTCCACACCTTCGGCGTCCCCGAGTCCACCGTGAACGAGAGGCTGGGCGCGCTGGCGCTTCGGGGAGCGAACCCCCTCATCGGCCTGCGCGTCGGCGGCGGCGTGGTCTCGATCAAGCTCCTCGCCACGGGGCCGGACGCGCCGAGCGCCGAGCGGGTGCTGGGTCCGACCCTCGAAACGGTGAAGCAGCGCTTCGGCGACGCCATCTTCGGCACAGGCAATGAAACCCTTGAGCTGGCCACGGCGCAGCTCCTCGAGAGCCACGCCGCGACGCTCGCCATCGCCGAGTCGTGCACCGGCGGGCTTATCGGCCACCTGCTCACCAACGTGCCCGGCATCTCCCGCTTCCTCCTCGAGGACCTGGTCACTTACAGCAACGCGGCCAAGATCGAGCTGCTGGGAGTGCCCGCCGAGATGATCGTGGCGGTCGGCGCCGTGAGCGAGCCGGTGGCGGGTGCGATGGCGGAGGGCGCGCGGCGCCGGGCGAAGGCCGCCCTCGGCCTCTCCACCACCGGCATCGCAGGGCCCGACGGCGGCACCGCCGAGAAGCCCGTCGGCCTCGTCTACATCGGCCTGGCAACCGAGGCCGGCACGAAGGTCGAGCGCCTCACCCTCGTGGGCGGGCGCGAACTGATCAAGGACCGCGCCGCGAAGCACGCCCTCAACCTGCTCCGCCTGCACCTGATGGGGATGGGGGACTGGTCGAAGCGTGTTACGTGA
- a CDS encoding lipid II flippase MurJ, producing MPEPSQAKPSEGVGHRIVRAMFVIIFFQLFWKFGGLIVTLLVGSIFGSGPESDAYFFVTETVVFLLQTLCLKVFIPVVVPLFKEELRQHGEAAAWRFGSTVLNLTALLLGAIVVAGFVFAPQVLSLFAMGFNEQQLALSSRLMRWMLPGVFGVCLATVTYALLNSYNVFGYAAAGDGVQKVVWAIAILGASFLGLALPRMLDALAVGFVVSTGAALLTHVVGLRSKLALYRLGLPGLRLRRVGIELGILAAHAAALGAGLWVCETVRPSLPNTGSLLALQQAVLVIVVAAYLLLLWWRARGKRTAMAKFAALAVPLLFGILFAKYRDIVTNLFASFTGTGVFSDLKYARKVGEAPNTLVIAALSIALLPHLSELAAAKLWGDFANVMTKTIRVIIAFFVPLTALMIVLRQPIIALLFDRGNWTDYHLMHAGDALGLYILALPFFAIENPIQQSFFAMQRMWAPTIIGFLGTGFHILFLFIGIEWLGFGYFIVVAVVYGAARAFKNIILLLVMRYHVRILPWRPTLIFLAKAAAATAGVWAAAEFTYRPLKRLLPLDPYRRREVMIDTFNVELRDWEADNVDDFRIPPLDDASATRAFPWLTDRLARPTQGAASPRAILAEYRRSPRRTAGLRRDLAGLDLSRAPVVHAVMAASEPTDLTVSVVTRDGASYAARPLHVEPGGPQRVRMDFEDSCPRDLLRTAAALWIRDTTPVKRVQHAPTTLLIGEFQFGDVEGATGVGERLDAGPGAWRFFEKGERGHGVPAQVADTGERKDEPEMALHLPASEGRRTIAGARLEFFRLGACDRLTFKARADKACRLEVNLLAPGPKSTDPADWVQMTAPIDIKASGTRKGYSLPLSAFAVPGNREFRKGEFAAIEFAVPEGVDFWLDNVAFVREAKGPRVGRVAVMYEVGKLIHVAVPSLAAFVVFVVLLFALRVEEAREAWEWLQEKGLRRIVGKFRKKKRVA from the coding sequence GTGCCCGAACCGAGCCAGGCGAAGCCATCTGAGGGCGTGGGACACCGCATCGTCCGCGCCATGTTCGTCATCATCTTCTTCCAGCTCTTCTGGAAGTTCGGCGGCCTGATCGTCACCCTCCTGGTCGGCTCGATCTTCGGCTCGGGGCCGGAGTCGGACGCCTATTTCTTCGTCACCGAAACGGTCGTCTTCCTCCTTCAGACCCTGTGCCTGAAGGTCTTCATCCCGGTCGTGGTGCCGCTGTTCAAGGAGGAGTTGCGCCAGCACGGCGAGGCCGCCGCCTGGCGCTTCGGCAGCACGGTGCTCAACCTCACGGCCCTCCTGCTCGGGGCCATCGTGGTGGCGGGCTTCGTGTTCGCGCCGCAGGTGCTGTCGCTGTTCGCCATGGGCTTCAACGAGCAGCAGCTCGCCCTCAGCTCGCGCCTGATGCGCTGGATGCTGCCCGGCGTCTTCGGCGTCTGCCTCGCCACGGTCACCTACGCCCTGCTCAACTCCTACAACGTCTTCGGCTACGCGGCCGCGGGCGACGGCGTGCAGAAGGTGGTGTGGGCCATCGCCATCCTCGGCGCGTCGTTCCTCGGCCTGGCGCTGCCGCGCATGCTCGATGCCCTGGCCGTGGGCTTCGTGGTGAGCACGGGAGCGGCGCTGCTCACCCACGTGGTGGGCCTGCGGTCGAAGCTCGCCCTCTATCGCCTCGGCCTGCCCGGGCTCCGCCTTCGCCGCGTGGGCATCGAGCTGGGCATCCTCGCCGCACACGCCGCCGCCCTCGGCGCCGGGCTGTGGGTCTGCGAGACGGTTCGACCGAGCCTGCCCAACACGGGCAGCCTCCTCGCCCTTCAACAGGCCGTGCTCGTCATCGTCGTGGCGGCCTACCTGCTCCTCCTCTGGTGGCGGGCACGGGGCAAGAGGACCGCCATGGCCAAGTTCGCCGCCCTCGCCGTGCCCCTCCTCTTCGGCATCCTGTTCGCCAAGTACCGCGACATCGTGACCAATCTCTTCGCCTCGTTCACGGGCACGGGCGTCTTCTCCGACCTCAAGTATGCCCGTAAGGTAGGCGAGGCGCCCAACACGCTGGTCATCGCCGCCCTCTCCATCGCCCTCCTGCCCCACCTGAGCGAGCTGGCCGCGGCCAAGCTCTGGGGCGACTTCGCCAACGTGATGACCAAGACCATCCGCGTCATCATCGCCTTCTTCGTCCCCCTCACCGCCCTGATGATCGTCCTCCGCCAGCCGATCATCGCCCTGCTCTTCGACCGCGGGAACTGGACGGATTACCACCTGATGCACGCGGGGGACGCCCTGGGGCTTTACATCCTGGCCCTGCCCTTCTTCGCCATCGAGAACCCCATCCAGCAATCGTTCTTCGCCATGCAGCGGATGTGGGCGCCCACGATCATCGGCTTCCTGGGCACGGGCTTCCACATCCTCTTCCTCTTCATCGGCATCGAGTGGCTGGGGTTCGGCTACTTCATCGTCGTGGCGGTCGTCTACGGCGCCGCCCGAGCCTTCAAGAACATCATCCTCCTGCTCGTCATGCGCTACCACGTCCGCATCCTCCCGTGGCGCCCGACCCTCATCTTCCTGGCGAAGGCCGCGGCCGCCACCGCGGGCGTCTGGGCCGCCGCCGAATTCACCTATCGCCCCCTCAAGCGATTGCTCCCCCTCGACCCCTATCGCCGCCGCGAGGTGATGATTGACACCTTCAACGTCGAACTGCGCGACTGGGAGGCGGACAATGTGGACGACTTCCGCATCCCCCCCCTCGACGATGCTTCGGCAACACGGGCCTTCCCGTGGCTTACAGACCGTCTCGCCAGGCCGACCCAGGGCGCGGCTAGCCCAAGGGCGATCCTGGCGGAGTACCGGCGCTCTCCACGGCGCACCGCGGGGCTGCGGCGCGACCTGGCTGGACTTGATCTGAGCAGAGCACCTGTCGTGCACGCCGTGATGGCAGCCTCCGAACCTACCGATCTCACAGTGTCCGTTGTTACCCGTGACGGCGCCTCGTACGCGGCCAGACCGCTACACGTCGAGCCCGGCGGGCCACAGCGGGTGCGGATGGACTTCGAGGACTCCTGCCCCAGGGACCTCCTGAGAACCGCGGCTGCCTTGTGGATCCGCGACACAACGCCCGTCAAACGAGTCCAGCACGCGCCGACGACGCTTCTGATTGGGGAGTTCCAGTTCGGCGATGTTGAGGGAGCGACAGGGGTCGGCGAACGCCTGGACGCCGGCCCCGGCGCCTGGCGCTTCTTCGAGAAGGGGGAACGCGGCCACGGCGTCCCGGCGCAAGTGGCCGACACTGGCGAGCGCAAAGACGAGCCCGAGATGGCGCTTCACCTGCCCGCATCCGAGGGACGCCGCACCATCGCAGGGGCGCGCCTCGAGTTCTTCCGCCTCGGAGCGTGCGACCGCCTGACGTTCAAGGCACGCGCCGACAAGGCCTGCCGCCTCGAAGTGAATCTACTGGCCCCCGGCCCGAAGAGCACCGACCCTGCCGACTGGGTGCAGATGACGGCGCCGATTGACATCAAGGCCAGTGGCACTCGCAAGGGATATTCGCTGCCGCTCTCCGCCTTCGCGGTCCCTGGCAACCGCGAGTTCCGCAAGGGCGAGTTCGCCGCCATCGAGTTTGCCGTGCCCGAGGGCGTGGATTTCTGGCTCGACAACGTGGCCTTCGTGCGAGAGGCGAAGGGGCCGAGGGTGGGGCGGGTGGCGGTGATGTATGAGGTGGGCAAGCTCATCCACGTCGCCGTGCCGTCGCTGGCGGCGTTTGTTGTCTTCGTCGTCCTCCTCTTCGCCCTGCGCGTCGAAGAGGCGCGCGAGGCGTGGGAGTGGCTCCAAGAGAAGGGGTTGAGGAGGATTGTAGGCAAGTTCCGCAAGAAGAAGCGCGTTGCGTGA
- a CDS encoding AAA family ATPase has protein sequence MAIGKKPKKLFVAATRQDQGKTTISLGLLAAFEEMTPPVGFIKPVGQRYVEVDGVRVDEDVALMRAVFKHEVGLADMSPVTVGRSFTRDYILHPNRQSLVDRVRAAFERVAEGKSAVVIEGTGHAGVGSCFDMSNAEVAKLLGAKVIIVTEGGIGGPIDEVMLNASVFHEHGVEILGVILNKVRPEKLDSVATFVEEGLGRKGIELLGVIPHETILSNPTMNQILNEVGGDLLNGDRYLANEIETVIVGAMTAHRALDYIYHNSLLITPGDRDDLILAAMSSYAVGEDKANFVAGMLLTGGVRPHENIVRLLRRTNIPVVLVKGDSYSVAAAVNNLKIKIQPVDTKKIVMARRLVKRFVNVQRILDAL, from the coding sequence ATGGCCATCGGCAAGAAGCCGAAGAAGCTCTTCGTGGCCGCCACCCGCCAGGACCAGGGCAAGACGACCATCTCGCTCGGGCTCCTGGCCGCCTTCGAGGAGATGACCCCGCCCGTGGGCTTCATCAAGCCCGTGGGCCAGCGCTACGTCGAGGTGGACGGCGTGCGCGTGGACGAGGACGTTGCGCTCATGCGCGCCGTGTTCAAGCACGAGGTCGGGCTGGCCGACATGAGCCCGGTGACCGTCGGCCGGTCCTTCACGCGCGACTACATCCTGCACCCGAACCGCCAGAGCCTGGTGGACCGCGTGCGCGCGGCGTTCGAGCGCGTGGCCGAGGGCAAGAGCGCCGTGGTCATCGAGGGCACAGGACACGCCGGCGTCGGCTCGTGCTTCGACATGTCCAACGCCGAGGTGGCGAAGCTCCTGGGCGCCAAGGTCATCATCGTCACCGAGGGCGGCATCGGCGGCCCCATTGACGAGGTGATGCTCAACGCCAGCGTCTTCCACGAGCACGGGGTCGAGATCCTCGGCGTGATCCTCAACAAGGTGAGGCCCGAAAAGCTCGACTCCGTGGCGACATTCGTGGAGGAGGGCCTGGGGCGCAAGGGCATCGAGCTCCTCGGGGTCATCCCGCACGAGACGATCCTCTCGAACCCCACGATGAACCAGATCCTCAATGAGGTGGGCGGCGACCTCCTCAACGGCGACCGCTACCTCGCCAACGAGATCGAGACGGTGATCGTGGGCGCCATGACCGCGCACCGGGCGCTGGACTACATCTATCACAACAGCCTGCTGATCACGCCGGGCGACCGCGACGACCTGATCCTGGCGGCCATGAGCAGCTACGCGGTCGGCGAGGACAAGGCCAACTTCGTCGCCGGCATGCTCCTCACCGGCGGCGTGCGGCCCCACGAGAACATCGTCCGCCTCCTCCGCCGCACCAACATCCCCGTCGTGCTCGTCAAGGGCGACAGCTACTCGGTCGCCGCCGCCGTCAACAACCTCAAAATCAAGATTCAGCCGGTGGACACCAAGAAGATCGTCATGGCGCGGCGGCTCGTCAAGCGCTTCGTCAACGTCCAGCGCATTCTCGACGCTCTCTAG
- the thpR gene encoding RNA 2',3'-cyclic phosphodiesterase produces the protein MRAFIAVELSAEIRQRLGEVQERLRRAPCGVKWVKPELMHITLKFLGETAESAVQDVEDAIALAAEGIAPFDLAVAGLGSFPEHGAPRVIWAGVRDDGSLAQLNARLEEGLAALGFEPERRPFSAHLTIGRAKDPRGAGPLRGPLAREAATRFGSCRVEEVVLMRSDLSPAGPTYTPVRHHRL, from the coding sequence ATGAGAGCCTTCATCGCCGTCGAGCTGAGCGCCGAGATCCGCCAGCGGCTGGGCGAAGTCCAGGAACGGCTGCGCCGCGCCCCGTGCGGCGTGAAGTGGGTGAAGCCGGAGCTGATGCACATCACCCTCAAGTTCCTGGGCGAGACCGCGGAGAGCGCCGTCCAGGACGTCGAGGACGCCATCGCCCTCGCGGCGGAGGGGATCGCCCCGTTCGACCTGGCGGTGGCGGGCCTGGGCTCGTTTCCCGAGCATGGCGCGCCTCGCGTGATCTGGGCTGGGGTGCGCGATGATGGCTCCCTGGCGCAACTCAATGCCCGGCTCGAGGAGGGGCTGGCCGCTCTCGGCTTCGAGCCCGAGCGCCGGCCCTTCAGCGCGCACCTGACCATCGGCAGGGCCAAGGACCCGCGCGGCGCGGGCCCCCTGCGCGGCCCCCTGGCCCGCGAGGCGGCCACCCGCTTCGGCTCCTGCCGCGTCGAGGAGGTCGTCCTGATGCGCAGCGACCTCTCGCCGGCAGGGCCCACCTACACTCCCGTGCGCCATCACAGGCTCTGA
- a CDS encoding PfkB family carbohydrate kinase, whose amino-acid sequence MPASSSAERKERPIAPRQPNRLICVGSIAFDSVETPDTRAEDLLGGSATYFGFAASLFGPVGLVGVVGEDFPQTHLEAFRARGMDTAGVQRLPGRTFRWAGRYLDDMNVRETTHLELNVFEQFDPQLPEAYRRCTHCFLANGTPAIQHRVLDQLHKPRLVLADTMNHWIANARADVLSMLRRVDGLIVNDEEAQMLTGRRNLVAAAHAIARLGPRIVIVKKGAHGSLLLVGGRLFLLPAFPVETVHDPTGAGDCFAGAFMGYLARAGRATLPNLRRAVLYGTLAASFNVEALGVERLRTLTLAEVEARAREFAGMLRVSAGGLR is encoded by the coding sequence ATGCCGGCATCATCATCCGCTGAACGAAAGGAACGGCCCATCGCCCCACGGCAGCCCAACCGGCTCATCTGCGTCGGATCCATCGCCTTCGACTCCGTGGAGACTCCCGACACCCGGGCGGAGGACCTGCTCGGCGGCTCGGCCACGTACTTCGGCTTCGCCGCCAGCCTCTTCGGCCCGGTGGGCCTGGTGGGCGTCGTGGGCGAGGATTTCCCCCAGACGCACCTCGAGGCCTTCCGGGCACGCGGCATGGACACGGCCGGCGTGCAGCGCCTCCCGGGCCGCACGTTCCGCTGGGCGGGGCGGTACCTGGACGACATGAATGTCCGCGAGACGACTCACCTCGAGCTGAATGTTTTCGAGCAGTTCGACCCGCAGCTCCCCGAAGCCTATCGCCGCTGCACCCATTGCTTCCTCGCCAACGGCACGCCCGCCATCCAGCACCGCGTCCTCGACCAGCTCCACAAGCCGCGCCTGGTGCTGGCCGACACGATGAACCACTGGATCGCCAACGCCCGCGCCGACGTGCTGAGCATGCTCCGGCGCGTGGACGGCCTGATCGTGAACGACGAGGAGGCTCAGATGCTCACGGGCAGGCGGAACCTGGTGGCGGCGGCGCACGCCATCGCCCGCCTCGGGCCCCGCATCGTCATCGTGAAGAAGGGCGCGCACGGGTCCCTGCTCCTCGTCGGCGGCCGCCTCTTCCTCCTCCCCGCGTTCCCCGTCGAGACCGTGCACGACCCCACGGGCGCGGGCGACTGCTTCGCGGGGGCCTTCATGGGCTACCTGGCGCGGGCCGGCCGCGCCACCCTGCCGAACCTCCGCCGCGCCGTGCTCTACGGCACCCTGGCCGCGTCGTTCAACGTCGAGGCGCTGGGCGTGGAGCGGCTGCGAACGCTGACGCTCGCGGAGGTCGAGGCCCGCGCCCGCGAGTTCGCCGGGATGCTCCGCGTGAGCGCCGGGGGGCTGCGATGA
- the amrB gene encoding AmmeMemoRadiSam system protein B, which yields MPVRRAVFAGDHGFYPSNRAVLLQMLDELMPVRADAAPAVAVVAPHAGYIFSGGVAGAVYSRVVVPDDVILLSVNHGRSPGAEFALFDEGRWETPLGDVPVATELVAAIATECPMVRADPRAHAYEHSGEVHLPFLKHRNPGVHIAAINIMQSSLPVLREFGLALARAVGRLGRPALLVASTDMTHFEPALAARERDHLVIDQILALDERAMWDTIRRHRISMCGHDPVAAGIVYAKARGAQAAELVDYKTSADSGYAGPEEVVGYAGIIIR from the coding sequence ATGCCGGTGCGACGCGCCGTGTTTGCGGGCGATCACGGGTTCTACCCGTCGAATCGCGCCGTGCTGCTCCAGATGCTCGATGAGCTGATGCCGGTGCGCGCGGATGCGGCGCCGGCCGTCGCCGTGGTGGCGCCCCACGCAGGCTACATCTTCTCGGGCGGCGTGGCGGGCGCCGTGTACTCGCGGGTGGTGGTGCCCGACGACGTCATCCTGCTTTCCGTGAACCACGGGCGCAGCCCGGGCGCCGAGTTCGCGCTGTTCGACGAGGGCCGCTGGGAGACGCCGCTCGGCGACGTCCCCGTCGCCACCGAACTGGTCGCGGCCATCGCGACCGAATGCCCGATGGTCCGGGCCGATCCTCGGGCCCACGCCTACGAGCACTCGGGCGAAGTGCACCTGCCCTTCCTCAAGCACCGCAACCCGGGCGTCCACATCGCCGCCATCAACATCATGCAGTCCAGCCTGCCCGTGTTGCGCGAGTTCGGGCTGGCCCTCGCGCGCGCGGTGGGCCGGCTGGGGCGCCCCGCCCTGCTCGTCGCCAGCACGGACATGACCCACTTCGAGCCCGCCCTGGCGGCCCGCGAGCGGGACCACCTGGTGATTGACCAGATTCTGGCCCTCGACGAGAGGGCCATGTGGGACACCATCCGGCGGCATCGCATCTCGATGTGCGGGCACGATCCGGTGGCCGCGGGCATCGTGTACGCCAAGGCCCGCGGGGCTCAGGCCGCTGAACTGGTGGACTACAAGACCAGCGCCGACAGCGGATACGCCGGGCCCGAGGAGGTGGTCGGCTATGCCGGCATCATCATCCGCTGA